A genomic region of Candidatus Palauibacter scopulicola contains the following coding sequences:
- the trpB gene encoding tryptophan synthase subunit beta, which translates to MSSREMSGRQLSSPAPGWFGDFGGQFVPETLIPALDELTAAWAEARDDPSFLEALEASLAHYVGRPTPLYRAPRLGADLGLDLWLKREDLNHTGAHKINNTLGQSLLAKRMNKARIIAETGAGQHGVATATACAALDFECAVYMGEEDMRRQALNVERMEMLAAEVIPVSSGSRTLKDATNEAIRDWVTNVDTTHYIIGSVVGPAPYPELVRDFQRVIGDETVRQLADHAVEPDAVFACVGGGSNAIGIFAPFIERNREVAAEARVALVGVEAAGHGVETGRHSASLTAGEPGVLHGNYSYLLQDEDGQVIPAHSVSAGLDYPGVGPEHSWLKETGQVRYESVTDEEALAAFADLCRLEGLIPALESAHALAGLRREAARWAGSRVVICLSGRGDKDVEEVARILAAGGEPGLEPGAGGR; encoded by the coding sequence ATGAGCAGCCGCGAAATGAGCGGCCGCCAACTGAGCAGCCCGGCCCCCGGCTGGTTCGGCGATTTCGGCGGGCAGTTCGTGCCCGAGACGCTGATCCCGGCGCTCGACGAGCTCACCGCGGCCTGGGCGGAGGCGCGCGACGATCCCTCCTTCCTGGAGGCGCTCGAGGCCAGCCTCGCCCATTACGTGGGCCGGCCCACGCCGCTCTACCGGGCGCCGCGACTCGGGGCGGATCTCGGGCTCGACCTGTGGCTGAAGCGCGAGGACCTCAACCACACGGGCGCCCACAAGATCAACAACACGCTCGGCCAGTCGCTGCTCGCGAAGCGCATGAACAAGGCCCGGATCATCGCCGAGACCGGGGCGGGCCAGCACGGCGTGGCGACGGCCACCGCCTGCGCGGCGCTCGACTTCGAGTGCGCCGTCTACATGGGCGAGGAGGACATGCGCCGGCAGGCGCTCAACGTCGAGCGCATGGAGATGCTGGCCGCCGAGGTCATCCCCGTCTCCAGCGGGAGCCGGACGCTGAAGGACGCGACGAACGAGGCGATCCGCGACTGGGTCACGAACGTGGACACGACGCACTACATCATCGGCTCCGTCGTCGGCCCGGCGCCCTATCCCGAACTCGTACGCGACTTCCAGCGCGTCATCGGCGACGAGACGGTCCGGCAACTCGCCGACCATGCCGTGGAGCCGGATGCCGTGTTCGCCTGCGTGGGCGGCGGCTCCAACGCGATCGGCATCTTCGCCCCCTTCATCGAGCGCAACCGCGAGGTCGCGGCGGAGGCGCGGGTCGCCCTCGTCGGCGTGGAGGCGGCGGGGCACGGCGTCGAGACCGGCCGGCACTCTGCCTCGCTCACGGCGGGCGAGCCCGGGGTGCTTCACGGCAACTACAGCTACCTGCTCCAGGACGAAGACGGGCAGGTGATCCCCGCCCATTCCGTCTCCGCCGGCCTCGACTACCCCGGCGTCGGCCCGGAGCACTCGTGGCTCAAGGAGACGGGACAGGTCCGCTACGAATCGGTGACGGATGAGGAGGCCCTCGCGGCCTTCGCGGACCTGTGCCGGCTCGAGGGGCTGATCCCCGCGCTCGAGAGCGCCCACGCGCTGGCGGGCCTGCGGCGGGAAGCCGCGCGCTGGGCGGGGAGCCGCGTCGTCATCTGTCTCAGCGGCCGGGGCGACAAGGACGTGGAGGAAGTCGCCCGCATCCTGGCGGCGGGTGGCGAACCCGGCCTCGAACCCGGCGCTGGCGGGCGCTGA
- a CDS encoding phosphoribosylanthranilate isomerase has product MSRVRVKICGLREPGHATVTSRAGADYVGVVFAGRVREITAGEAAGVVAALEGGTRAVGVFVDAGPAEILVKRDIAEFHIAQLAGSEPPEVCDRLRDEGLDVWKGLRPTSSDALVRGWDEYREAADAILLEGFSPRGPGGTGTAFPYEWLAGLERDGCRLALAGGLNADNVARAIRDVRPDIVDVSSGVERAPGEKSVDLILEFLAAAK; this is encoded by the coding sequence GTGAGCCGGGTCAGAGTGAAGATCTGCGGTCTCCGGGAGCCGGGACACGCCACGGTGACGTCCCGCGCCGGCGCGGACTACGTGGGCGTCGTGTTCGCGGGCCGGGTGAGGGAAATCACGGCCGGGGAAGCCGCCGGGGTCGTGGCGGCGCTCGAGGGCGGCACGCGCGCCGTGGGCGTGTTCGTGGACGCGGGCCCGGCGGAGATCCTCGTCAAACGGGACATCGCGGAGTTCCACATCGCCCAGCTCGCCGGCTCGGAGCCGCCCGAAGTCTGCGACCGCCTGCGGGACGAGGGACTGGATGTCTGGAAGGGTCTCCGGCCCACGTCGAGCGACGCTCTGGTCCGGGGGTGGGACGAGTACCGGGAGGCGGCGGACGCGATCCTCCTGGAGGGGTTCTCGCCGCGCGGACCCGGAGGCACCGGGACGGCCTTCCCGTACGAGTGGCTGGCGGGGCTGGAGCGGGACGGGTGTCGGCTCGCGCTCGCGGGTGGGCTGAACGCGGACAACGTGGCGCGCGCCATCCGCGACGTGCGTCCCGATATCGTCGATGTCTCGTCGGGCGTCGAGCGGGCCCCCGGGGAGAAGTCGGTCGACCTCATCCTCGAATTCCTGGCGGCCGCAAAATGA
- the trpC gene encoding indole-3-glycerol phosphate synthase TrpC, translating to MAHDTILEEILAAKREEVARLQLFRSAIRGQADEAPPPRGFEASLRRPGEVSVVAEFKRRSPSAGDINPYAQAAGVASVYASAGAAAISVLTDERYFGGSLDDLRSAKDAVGVPVLRKDFTLDPVQLYEARAAGADAVLLIVRALGDARLRELLEIAGELGLGALVEAHDEEEVARALEAGARILGVNARDLATFEVDLERSLRLIEELPADVAAVAESGIRSAEDAAAAGSAGADAVLVGGWLMAGDPAAGVEALVGHPQRPRSGRMQPAGADAAGDSDGAP from the coding sequence ATGGCACACGACACGATTCTCGAAGAGATCCTCGCGGCGAAGCGGGAAGAGGTCGCGCGGCTCCAGTTGTTCCGGAGCGCGATTCGCGGGCAGGCCGATGAAGCCCCGCCCCCCCGCGGCTTCGAGGCGTCTCTGCGGCGGCCTGGGGAAGTCTCCGTCGTCGCCGAGTTCAAGCGGCGCTCTCCCTCCGCGGGCGACATCAACCCGTACGCCCAGGCCGCGGGCGTGGCGAGCGTGTACGCCTCCGCGGGGGCGGCCGCGATTTCGGTCCTCACGGACGAGCGCTACTTCGGCGGCTCGCTGGACGACCTGAGGTCCGCGAAGGACGCTGTGGGAGTGCCCGTCCTCCGCAAGGACTTCACGCTGGATCCCGTCCAGTTGTACGAGGCGCGAGCCGCGGGTGCGGATGCGGTGCTGCTCATCGTGCGCGCGCTCGGCGACGCCCGGTTGCGTGAACTGCTCGAAATCGCGGGCGAACTCGGCCTCGGGGCGCTCGTGGAGGCGCACGACGAGGAGGAGGTGGCGCGGGCGCTCGAAGCCGGGGCCCGGATCCTCGGCGTCAACGCGCGGGACCTCGCGACCTTCGAGGTGGATCTCGAGCGCTCGCTGCGCCTGATCGAGGAGCTTCCGGCCGACGTCGCGGCCGTGGCGGAGAGCGGGATCCGGTCCGCGGAGGACGCGGCGGCGGCGGGCTCCGCGGGGGCGGACGCGGTGCTGGTCGGCGGCTGGCTGATGGCGGGCGACCCGGCGGCGGGCGTCGAGGCGCTCGTCGGCCACCCGCAGCGGCCCCGGAGCGGCCGGATGCAGCCGGCGGGCGCCGACGCGGCGGGCGACAGCGACGGCGCGCCGTGA
- the lexA gene encoding transcriptional repressor LexA, whose product MALTKRQREMLDFLEGFIRFRGYSPSFEEIAEEFGYRSLATVHEHLQNLQAKGYIRKNYNESRSVELVEGKLQVAAVELPLYGNVAAGQPIEVIQEQETVSVPEDMIAGSLSEHYVLRVRGDSMIDEQIRDGDYVIVQSRETAHNGEMVIALVDGENATMKKIYLEQGRIRLQPANPALTPIYLHPSQVTIQGVVIGVIRRY is encoded by the coding sequence ATGGCGCTTACGAAGCGACAGCGCGAGATGCTGGATTTCCTCGAGGGCTTCATACGGTTCCGCGGGTATTCCCCGAGCTTCGAGGAGATCGCGGAGGAGTTCGGCTACCGCTCGCTCGCGACGGTGCACGAACATCTCCAGAACCTGCAGGCGAAGGGGTATATCCGAAAAAACTACAATGAAAGTCGGTCCGTCGAACTGGTGGAAGGAAAGCTCCAGGTCGCCGCGGTCGAGCTGCCGCTGTACGGCAACGTGGCGGCCGGCCAGCCGATAGAGGTCATCCAGGAGCAGGAGACGGTCTCCGTTCCCGAAGACATGATCGCGGGCTCACTGAGCGAGCACTATGTGCTCCGAGTGCGCGGCGATTCGATGATCGACGAACAGATCCGAGACGGCGACTACGTCATCGTCCAGTCGCGCGAGACCGCGCACAACGGCGAAATGGTGATCGCGCTCGTCGATGGCGAGAACGCCACCATGAAGAAGATCTACCTGGAGCAGGGCCGGATCCGGCTCCAGCCCGCAAACCCGGCGCTCACGCCGATCTACCTGCACCCCTCGCAGGTCACGATCCAGGGCGTCGTGATCGGAGTGATCCGGCGCTACTGA
- a CDS encoding carboxypeptidase-like regulatory domain-containing protein, which produces MRNDAGRMVRAGSLAAWMLAFAVTAGGGSLAALQEDGCGGRESLAVEVLDDSGLVPIPGATVALRWTDAERRPVREPVGADGQLVLCVPPNTLQGVLWAEFGDASSEEMAVTVEPGAAVTVQLRLLFGSTATGRVIGQVRDARNDRPVAAAAVSVPGRTEAAQSNSRGYFVLSALPVGEHELSVRHLGYAPLVHRVAVERGVTTEAMIGLSPDPVVLAPLVAVATRSRRLEISGFYERREWGELTGGGEFFTVEDIERRNPLRISHMIADVPGVRLGNCGVQAHGCQLYGTRASAGFGNQGCKLNIFVDGNLVIRGSDERWAAEEVPPAILRMSRMTRENETINDYVLPAEIEGLEVYTGAAVLPAEFSGYDARCGAVVIWTK; this is translated from the coding sequence ATGCGCAACGACGCTGGCCGGATGGTGCGGGCGGGCTCGCTGGCTGCGTGGATGTTGGCGTTTGCGGTTACAGCTGGCGGCGGATCCCTCGCCGCGTTGCAGGAGGATGGCTGTGGCGGCCGCGAGTCGCTCGCGGTTGAGGTGCTCGACGATTCGGGGCTGGTGCCGATCCCGGGCGCGACGGTGGCGTTGCGCTGGACGGATGCGGAACGGCGACCGGTGCGGGAGCCGGTGGGCGCCGACGGACAGCTCGTACTCTGCGTTCCGCCGAACACGCTACAGGGCGTCCTGTGGGCCGAGTTCGGCGACGCGTCGAGCGAGGAGATGGCAGTGACCGTGGAGCCCGGAGCGGCAGTTACAGTCCAACTCCGCCTCTTGTTCGGGTCCACGGCCACGGGGCGGGTCATCGGGCAGGTTCGGGATGCGCGGAACGACCGGCCTGTTGCTGCGGCCGCGGTGTCCGTCCCGGGCCGGACGGAGGCGGCTCAGAGCAACAGCCGCGGGTATTTTGTGCTCAGCGCGCTGCCGGTGGGCGAACACGAGCTGTCGGTGCGGCATCTCGGCTACGCGCCCCTGGTCCATCGGGTGGCGGTCGAGCGGGGCGTCACGACCGAGGCCATGATCGGCTTGTCTCCGGACCCGGTGGTCCTGGCGCCTCTGGTCGCAGTCGCGACGAGGTCCCGGCGTCTGGAGATCTCGGGGTTCTACGAACGCAGAGAGTGGGGGGAACTCACGGGTGGCGGCGAGTTCTTCACCGTCGAGGACATCGAACGCCGCAACCCGCTTCGCATTTCGCACATGATCGCGGACGTGCCGGGCGTACGGCTGGGCAACTGCGGGGTACAGGCCCACGGCTGCCAGTTGTACGGCACGAGGGCATCGGCGGGCTTCGGCAACCAGGGCTGCAAGCTGAACATCTTCGTTGACGGCAACCTGGTCATTCGAGGGAGCGACGAGCGGTGGGCCGCCGAGGAGGTGCCCCCCGCGATCCTGCGCATGAGCCGCATGACCAGGGAGAATGAGACGATCAACGATTACGTCCTGCCGGCGGAGATCGAGGGGCTCGAGGTGTACACGGGTGCGGCCGTGCTCCCGGCGGAATTCTCCGGCTATGACGCCCGTTGTGGCGCCGTGGTGATCTGGACCAAATAG
- the trpD gene encoding anthranilate phosphoribosyltransferase: MTNTIRRVLSGETLDAAAAEATFDRFMSGEATQAEMAALLAALRMRGETPAEVAGGVRALRKAMIPLALDDDRIIDTCGTGGGTLTTFNISTAAAIVAAAGGVRIAKHGNRSFTSKCGSADVLEILGVPIELPPEDEKRMFEETGFVFMFAPAHHPAMRHVGPVRAALGVTTIMNLLGPLANPAGVRRQVVGVAHPDLQRLVADSLLELGHERALVVHGEPGMDELSPLGPTRVFRIENGTLSEFEVAPSDFGWPEYAPSDLAGGEPEENAERVRRVIDGREAGAGRAAVVLNAAAAFWAAGAVDTLAAGVAAAEQSIDSGSAESQLQSLQSFQPTA, from the coding sequence GTGACGAACACGATCCGGCGCGTCCTCTCCGGAGAGACCCTGGATGCCGCCGCCGCCGAAGCCACGTTCGACCGCTTCATGAGCGGCGAGGCCACCCAGGCCGAGATGGCCGCGCTCCTCGCCGCGCTCAGGATGCGCGGGGAAACGCCCGCCGAGGTGGCCGGCGGCGTCCGCGCGCTGCGGAAGGCCATGATCCCGCTCGCCCTCGACGACGACCGCATCATCGACACCTGCGGCACCGGCGGCGGCACGCTGACCACGTTCAACATCTCGACCGCGGCCGCCATCGTGGCTGCGGCGGGCGGCGTCCGCATCGCAAAGCACGGCAACCGCTCGTTCACCTCGAAGTGCGGCAGCGCCGACGTGCTGGAGATCCTCGGCGTGCCCATCGAGCTTCCTCCCGAGGACGAGAAGCGGATGTTCGAGGAAACCGGGTTCGTGTTCATGTTCGCCCCGGCCCACCACCCGGCTATGCGGCACGTGGGGCCCGTCCGCGCCGCGCTCGGCGTAACCACGATCATGAACCTCCTCGGCCCGCTCGCGAACCCGGCCGGCGTGCGGCGGCAGGTCGTCGGCGTCGCCCACCCCGATCTGCAGCGCCTCGTCGCCGACTCCCTCCTCGAACTCGGCCACGAGCGCGCGCTCGTCGTCCACGGCGAACCCGGCATGGACGAACTGAGCCCCCTCGGCCCGACCCGCGTCTTCCGCATCGAGAACGGGACGCTGTCCGAGTTCGAGGTCGCGCCGTCCGACTTCGGCTGGCCGGAGTACGCACCGTCCGACCTGGCGGGAGGCGAGCCGGAGGAGAACGCAGAACGGGTCCGTCGCGTGATCGACGGCCGCGAAGCCGGGGCCGGCCGCGCGGCCGTCGTCCTCAACGCCGCCGCCGCCTTCTGGGCCGCGGGCGCCGTGGACACCCTCGCCGCCGGCGTCGCCGCTGCCGAACAATCCATCGATTCGGGCTCCGCGGAGTCACAACTCCAATCCCTGCAATCGTTTCAACCGACGGCATAA
- the truA gene encoding tRNA pseudouridine(38-40) synthase TruA — protein MSDSTAPPARFRATIEYDGTSFHGSQLQPGVRTVQREVEEALGKLLDRPVRIDLAGRTDAGVHATAQEVAFDAPPAWSPEELARALGAILPDDVAVRRVRNAAPDFHPRFEAEGRRYRYVIADSGRKRPFLRDRVWTPRWPLDRDALVRLAAAIPGERSFERFARAGQPERGTRCRVASAAWRFDRPPFLFFEIVADRFLHHMVRYLVGTSVEIAAERRPFDDLERLLAGEAASRPVFPAPPGGLYLTGVRYGGEWNAGPGIPWLPAEGHRR, from the coding sequence ATGTCGGATTCCACCGCCCCTCCCGCCCGTTTCCGGGCCACGATCGAGTACGATGGGACCTCCTTCCACGGATCCCAACTACAGCCCGGGGTGCGCACCGTCCAGCGCGAGGTGGAGGAGGCGCTCGGGAAACTCCTCGACCGCCCCGTGCGCATCGACCTCGCGGGCCGCACCGACGCGGGGGTTCACGCGACGGCGCAGGAGGTCGCGTTCGACGCGCCCCCCGCCTGGAGTCCGGAGGAACTGGCCCGGGCGCTCGGGGCGATTCTCCCCGACGATGTCGCGGTTCGGAGGGTGAGGAACGCGGCGCCCGATTTCCATCCGCGCTTCGAGGCGGAGGGACGACGATACCGCTACGTGATCGCGGACAGCGGCCGGAAGCGGCCGTTCCTGCGCGACCGCGTCTGGACCCCGCGCTGGCCGCTCGACCGCGACGCGCTCGTCCGCCTGGCGGCGGCGATTCCCGGGGAACGGTCGTTCGAGCGCTTCGCCCGCGCCGGGCAGCCCGAGCGTGGGACGCGCTGCCGGGTCGCCAGCGCCGCCTGGCGCTTCGACAGACCTCCCTTCCTCTTCTTCGAGATTGTCGCCGACCGCTTCCTCCACCACATGGTGCGTTACCTGGTCGGGACGTCCGTGGAGATCGCCGCGGAGCGCCGCCCGTTCGACGACCTCGAACGCCTGCTGGCGGGCGAAGCTGCATCGAGGCCGGTCTTCCCCGCCCCGCCGGGCGGCCTCTACCTGACGGGCGTGCGCTACGGCGGCGAATGGAATGCCGGCCCCGGGATCCCGTGGCTCCCGGCCGAGGGGCATCGAAGGTGA
- a CDS encoding trypsin-like peptidase domain-containing protein → MNEGNRVRRILLAAARVVVAATVLIFAGLGVGALVTTLGNAPRQPEEESRPADNPFARTSLAGPANRPAPQSLAEISGARRTPTVIAAVRVLPSVVSLRTERTVQSQDMFTRFFNRGGRSRVEAGLGSGFAIDDAGTIITNAHVVSGADRIEVVDRDGQRFEAEVVGFDELTDLAVVRVPPGRVPAAPLGASSNLLIGEPAVALGNPSGYALRNTEATVTSGVVSGVGRDIQAPGGQEVLYADMIQTDASINPGNSGGPLANADGDVIGVNSSIFSRSGGSEGMGFAIPIDRALVVASELLQFGRVRRPWAGLQVLTDRPDPESVFGRPLVVEVLDGTPADDAGLQAGDEIVTLNGRVINHDLDWQVGLVDSGVGSTVDVTFQRGGRELQARFRLDEVPTGRAERIEVLAGLRLITVTPQIQQELNLRVEAGALIASVGEEARGTRLREGDVILSINRNEVRSAEDAGELFDYYARSRDGTVQLYIARGTEIGYLQPFRVR, encoded by the coding sequence ATGAACGAGGGAAATCGGGTCAGGAGAATCCTGCTGGCGGCCGCGCGCGTGGTCGTGGCGGCCACGGTCCTGATCTTCGCCGGCCTCGGGGTGGGGGCGCTCGTCACCACGCTGGGGAACGCGCCGCGACAGCCGGAGGAGGAGAGCCGGCCCGCGGACAACCCGTTCGCCCGCACCTCGCTGGCCGGCCCCGCGAACCGGCCCGCGCCCCAGTCGCTGGCCGAGATCTCGGGGGCCCGGCGGACGCCCACGGTCATCGCCGCGGTCCGCGTGCTCCCCTCGGTCGTGAGCCTCCGGACGGAGCGGACCGTTCAGTCGCAGGACATGTTCACCCGCTTCTTCAACCGCGGCGGCCGTTCCAGGGTCGAGGCGGGCCTGGGTTCCGGGTTCGCGATCGACGACGCGGGCACGATCATCACGAACGCGCACGTGGTGAGCGGGGCGGACCGCATCGAGGTGGTGGACCGCGACGGGCAGCGGTTCGAGGCCGAAGTGGTCGGCTTCGACGAACTCACCGACCTCGCCGTCGTGCGGGTGCCTCCGGGCCGGGTGCCCGCGGCGCCGCTGGGTGCGTCCTCGAACCTCCTCATCGGGGAGCCCGCGGTGGCGCTGGGGAACCCGTCCGGCTACGCCCTCCGCAACACCGAGGCGACCGTGACCTCGGGCGTGGTCAGCGGCGTGGGGCGCGACATCCAGGCGCCTGGCGGCCAGGAGGTGCTCTACGCCGACATGATCCAGACCGACGCGTCGATCAACCCGGGCAACTCGGGCGGTCCGCTCGCGAACGCGGACGGCGACGTCATCGGCGTGAACAGCTCGATCTTCTCGCGCTCGGGGGGGTCGGAGGGGATGGGCTTCGCGATCCCCATCGACCGGGCGCTCGTCGTCGCCTCGGAACTCCTCCAGTTCGGGCGCGTGCGCCGGCCCTGGGCGGGACTGCAGGTGCTCACCGACCGGCCCGACCCCGAGTCCGTCTTCGGCCGCCCGCTCGTCGTCGAGGTCCTGGATGGGACGCCGGCGGACGATGCCGGACTGCAGGCGGGGGACGAGATCGTGACCCTCAACGGGCGCGTCATCAACCACGATCTCGACTGGCAGGTGGGGCTGGTGGATTCCGGGGTGGGATCGACGGTGGACGTGACCTTCCAGAGGGGGGGACGTGAACTCCAGGCGCGCTTCCGGCTGGACGAGGTGCCCACCGGGCGGGCCGAGCGCATCGAGGTGCTCGCGGGGCTCCGGCTGATCACGGTCACGCCGCAGATCCAGCAGGAACTCAACCTCCGGGTCGAGGCCGGCGCGCTCATCGCGTCGGTCGGCGAGGAGGCGCGCGGAACGAGGCTCCGCGAGGGCGACGTCATCCTCAGCATCAACCGCAACGAGGTGCGCTCCGCCGAGGACGCGGGCGAACTCTTCGATTACTACGCGCGGTCCCGCGACGGCACGGTGCAGCTCTACATCGCCCGCGGGACGGAGATCGGATACCTCCAGCCCTTCCGCGTGCGCTGA
- the purB gene encoding adenylosuccinate lyase, translating to MAERHYPHPLIDRYASSEMAAIFSPRMQALVWRDLWIALAEEERALGVEIPNDAIVAMHAAREQIDLDRIAVIERDLRHDVMAHVHHFGEVAPEARKYIHLGATSAFVGDNHGLIQHRQGLDIVRDRLLGTIEDLAAFARAQATEPTLGYTHLQPAQPTTIGKRACLWLQDLLFDLEQIEAVRAELRFRGARGTTGTEATFLELFDGDGAKVDRLNERLAARFGFAGTYDVIGQTYPRKVDHRALAALAGIGASTARFGHDIRILQAFGEIEEPFGKHQIGSSAMPYKRNPMRSERICALARHLCTLELDASWTASVQWFERTLDDSANRRISLPEGYLSADALLILARNVSAGLVVHPAVVARRLGRALPFMVTEEILIAGVRRGGDRQDLHERVRGHALAARERLDEGAEDNDFFARIAADGAFGLGMEELHALADPHRLVGRSARQVERFLTMRIDPLFEAADAPRPAEEVRV from the coding sequence ATGGCGGAACGTCACTACCCACATCCTCTCATCGACCGCTACGCTTCGAGCGAGATGGCGGCGATCTTCTCCCCTCGCATGCAGGCGCTCGTCTGGCGCGACCTGTGGATTGCGCTTGCCGAGGAGGAACGGGCGCTCGGCGTCGAGATTCCCAACGACGCCATCGTCGCGATGCACGCGGCGCGGGAGCAGATCGACCTCGACCGCATCGCCGTCATCGAGCGCGACCTCCGTCACGACGTCATGGCGCATGTGCATCACTTCGGCGAGGTCGCCCCGGAGGCCCGCAAGTACATCCACCTCGGCGCGACGAGCGCCTTCGTGGGCGATAACCACGGCCTCATCCAGCACCGGCAGGGTCTCGACATCGTGCGCGACCGGCTGCTGGGGACGATCGAGGACCTCGCCGCCTTCGCCCGCGCGCAGGCGACCGAGCCGACCCTCGGCTACACGCACCTCCAGCCGGCCCAGCCGACGACGATCGGGAAGCGCGCCTGCCTGTGGCTCCAGGACCTCCTCTTCGACCTCGAGCAGATCGAGGCCGTGCGGGCGGAACTCCGCTTCCGGGGCGCCCGGGGCACGACGGGGACCGAGGCGACGTTCCTCGAACTGTTCGACGGGGACGGCGCGAAGGTGGATCGGCTCAACGAACGGCTCGCGGCACGCTTCGGCTTCGCCGGCACGTACGATGTCATCGGGCAGACGTATCCGCGGAAGGTCGACCACCGGGCGCTCGCGGCGCTCGCCGGCATCGGCGCCTCGACGGCGCGTTTCGGGCACGACATCCGGATCCTGCAGGCGTTCGGCGAGATCGAGGAGCCGTTCGGGAAGCACCAGATCGGCTCGTCGGCGATGCCCTACAAGCGCAACCCCATGCGGAGCGAGCGGATCTGCGCGCTGGCGCGGCATCTCTGCACGCTGGAACTCGACGCTTCGTGGACCGCCTCCGTGCAGTGGTTCGAGCGCACGCTCGACGACTCCGCGAACCGCCGCATCTCGCTCCCGGAGGGCTACCTGTCGGCGGACGCGCTCCTCATCCTCGCGCGCAACGTGAGCGCGGGACTCGTCGTCCACCCGGCCGTCGTGGCGCGCCGGCTGGGCCGTGCCCTGCCGTTCATGGTCACCGAGGAGATCCTCATCGCGGGCGTGCGGCGGGGCGGCGACCGGCAGGACCTGCACGAACGGGTGCGCGGGCACGCCCTCGCCGCGCGCGAACGGCTCGACGAGGGCGCGGAGGACAACGACTTCTTCGCGCGCATCGCCGCCGATGGCGCCTTCGGCCTCGGCATGGAGGAACTCCACGCGCTCGCCGACCCGCACCGGCTCGTCGGCCGCTCCGCCCGCCAGGTGGAGCGCTTCCTGACCATGAGGATCGACCCGCTGTTCGAGGCCGCGGACGCGCCGCGGCCCGCCGAGGAGGTCCGCGTATGA
- a CDS encoding phosphoribosylaminoimidazolesuccinocarboxamide synthase codes for MTQTTLGAGAPAALHDIDLPLPLLRKGKVRSMYDLDDRILMVASDRISAFDCVIPNPIPHKGAVLTQLSAFWFDRTTDIVGNHRVASDPAAIAEAVPELAGSADTWGHRAMLVEKAQPLPVECIVRGFISGSAWKEYSRHGTLAGEPLPEGLQESEEYPEPIFSPSTKAEQGLHDENITFDRMCDIVGTELAEELRDISLALYAAGRDTLRERGIILADTKYEFGRGADGRTILIDEVMTPDSSRFWPAASYRIGGGQPSLDKQPVRDHLQEIVGRGEWDKTPPAPALPEEVIRTTSERYLEAFRRIAGHELYEAPA; via the coding sequence ATGACACAGACCACGCTCGGCGCCGGCGCGCCGGCCGCGCTGCACGACATCGACCTCCCGCTGCCGCTTCTCCGCAAGGGGAAGGTGCGCTCGATGTACGACCTCGACGACCGCATCCTGATGGTCGCCAGCGACCGCATCAGCGCCTTCGACTGCGTGATCCCGAACCCGATCCCCCACAAGGGGGCCGTGCTCACGCAACTCTCGGCGTTCTGGTTCGACCGCACGACGGACATCGTGGGCAACCACCGCGTCGCGAGCGACCCGGCGGCCATCGCCGAGGCGGTGCCGGAACTCGCCGGCTCGGCCGACACGTGGGGACACCGCGCCATGCTGGTCGAGAAGGCGCAACCCCTGCCCGTCGAGTGCATCGTGCGCGGCTTCATCTCCGGCTCCGCGTGGAAGGAGTACAGCCGCCACGGGACGCTGGCCGGCGAACCCCTCCCCGAGGGGCTGCAGGAGTCGGAGGAGTATCCGGAACCGATCTTCTCGCCCTCGACGAAGGCCGAGCAGGGTCTCCACGACGAGAACATCACGTTCGACCGGATGTGCGACATCGTCGGAACGGAACTCGCGGAGGAACTGCGCGACATCAGCCTCGCGCTTTACGCCGCGGGCCGCGACACGCTCCGCGAGCGGGGCATCATCCTCGCCGACACGAAATACGAGTTCGGGCGCGGGGCGGACGGGCGCACCATCCTCATCGACGAGGTGATGACCCCCGACTCCTCGCGCTTCTGGCCCGCCGCCTCGTACCGGATCGGAGGCGGCCAGCCCTCGCTCGACAAGCAGCCCGTGCGCGACCACCTGCAGGAGATCGTCGGGCGTGGGGAATGGGACAAGACGCCGCCGGCCCCGGCGCTCCCGGAGGAGGTCATCCGCACGACCTCGGAGCGCTACCTCGAGGCCTTCCGGCGCATCGCGGGCCACGAACTCTACGAGGCGCCCGCATGA
- the purS gene encoding phosphoribosylformylglycinamidine synthase subunit PurS: MSRVWSVDVRVTPREGILDPAGETIRRALGNLGYEGIHSVRAGRLIRLEVEADGAEAARASTEKMCEQLIANPIIEDYVVRVREG; this comes from the coding sequence ATGAGCCGGGTCTGGTCCGTGGACGTCCGGGTCACGCCGCGGGAGGGGATCCTCGATCCGGCGGGGGAGACGATCCGCCGGGCGCTCGGGAACCTCGGGTACGAGGGCATCCACTCGGTGCGCGCCGGGCGGCTGATCCGTCTCGAGGTCGAAGCCGACGGGGCGGAGGCCGCCAGAGCCTCCACGGAGAAGATGTGCGAGCAACTGATCGCGAACCCGATCATCGAAGACTACGTCGTGCGCGTGCGGGAGGGGTGA